One Acidobacteriota bacterium genomic window carries:
- a CDS encoding SPOR domain-containing protein has protein sequence MSEAEEPSYYEIALTNRQVLVAFTILLVCMLASFFAGLWIGRGDAQASASPPPMEVAEADPAAADDLQEFKFFSEEGSEEGGGSDEAPQEDATSDAARPDAVREVPVTPPPPASPPTPTTLAEDVLDEEPAEEAAPPPPPPPPAPAPPPPRTVPESSGAEDNPAVPRSTVRRPPTTAEQVFIQVFSSRDEGQAGKVLQRLKGGGFPAFLSPVEVNGQTMHRVRLGPYDDRSEAETVAGRVRQQLRLETWITP, from the coding sequence ATGAGTGAAGCCGAAGAACCGAGTTATTACGAGATCGCCCTGACCAACCGCCAGGTTTTGGTCGCCTTCACCATCCTTCTGGTGTGCATGCTGGCGTCCTTCTTCGCCGGGCTGTGGATCGGCCGCGGCGACGCCCAGGCCAGCGCCTCGCCGCCGCCGATGGAAGTGGCGGAAGCCGACCCGGCTGCCGCCGACGACCTCCAGGAGTTCAAGTTCTTCTCCGAGGAAGGCTCCGAGGAAGGCGGCGGCAGCGACGAGGCGCCACAGGAGGACGCCACTTCCGACGCTGCGCGGCCCGACGCGGTGCGCGAGGTGCCGGTGACGCCGCCTCCCCCCGCGTCCCCGCCAACGCCTACCACTCTGGCGGAGGATGTGCTCGACGAAGAACCGGCGGAGGAGGCCGCTCCGCCCCCGCCGCCACCACCACCGGCGCCCGCGCCCCCGCCGCCGCGGACGGTGCCCGAGAGCTCCGGCGCGGAGGACAATCCGGCGGTGCCCCGGTCCACCGTGCGCCGGCCTCCCACCACCGCCGAGCAGGTCTTCATCCAGGTCTTCTCCTCCCGGGACGAGGGCCAGGCGGGGAAGGTTCTCCAGCGCCTCAAGGGCGGTGGTTTCCCGGCCTTCCTGTCGCCGGTGGAGGTCAACGGCCAGACCATGCACCGGGTGCGCCTGGGACCCTACGACGACCGCAGCGAGGCGGAGACGGTGGCTGGCCGGGTACGGCAACAGTTGCGTCTGGAAACCTGGATCACTCCCTAG